The sequence TGTGGGCGATCACGGGACCCGCAGGGAGGACGGCGGTAGGCGGGGACGCGTGCGGGAGGCGGGCCTAGCTGGGCACCGCCCGCCCTACGTCTCCGCTGGCCCGGCGTGCCGGCCCGCAGAATGGGGCGAGTGGTCGCCGCAGGCCCCGGGATGCTGAGTGTCGGCCCTTTCCCCGCAGCCCACCCATGCCCGGCTGCGAGCTGCCCGTGGGCACGTGCCCGGACATGTGCCCGGCCGCTGAGCGCGCCCAGCGGGAAAAGGAGCGCCGCCTGCACCGCTTCGAGGTGGTGCCGGGGTGCCGCGGGGACCAGCCCCGGGCCGATCCGCAGCGCGCCGTGAAGGAGTACAGCCGGCCAGCCGCCGGCAAGCCCCGGCCCCCGCCGAGCCAGCTGCGGCCCCCGCGCGTGCTCCTGGCCGCGGTGCGCTACCTGGCCGGCGAGGTGGCCGAGCGCGCCGACGCGTCCCGCGCCGAGGTGGCCAGCTTCGTGGCGGACCGGCTGCGCGCCGTGCGGCTGGACCTGGCCTTGCAGAGCGCGGGCGACGCCGAGGCGGCCGTGGTGTTGGAGACGGCGCTGGCCACGCTGCTGGCCGTGGTGGCGCGGCTCGGGCCCGACGCGGCGCGCGGGGCTGTGGACCCGGGGCTGCTGCAGGCCCAGGTGCAGGAGGGCTTCGGTTCGCTGCGGCGCTGCTACGCGCGGGGCGCCGGGCCGCACCCCCGCCAGGCCGccttccagggcctctttctgcTTTATAACCTGGGTGAGTCGGGGACCGGCGGAGGGGCAGAGCTCAGGGACTGGGGCCCTCCGTGAGGACAGTGGATGccggggaaggaaggaggagccaTTAGCTCCTTCCCGGGAAAAATTGGAGGCATCTGGTGAATGTGCGTTCCCAGAGCACAAGATCCCTGAGCCCCAGTGGGTGGCCTCGGGCCTGCCCCTTCCCTTCTCGGGGTCTCGGTTTTCTCGGTAATAAAAGTGGACGGGGAGGTATTGGAATAGGGAAGTTGCCCTAGCtagtgttttttaaatatttaatgtctACTTCCGCTCAGTCTTGTAGAGGGGCAAAGGACATACATAGATGCCGACAAACATACCTGAGACAGAAGTTTGTAGACATTAGATCCTTTCTGCAGGTGGTGCGTTCTAATAGATTCTATTCCATCTAATTGTAATAAAGTACTGTTGGCTTCACAGCCCACTGCTGGGTCAGAAGCCCCAGTTTACAACAATGGCCCAAGGTTCCCACGTCCGTGACTCTCCTGGGAGGTAGGCTCCTCGAAGGAATGGCCGTCCTAGGCCAACAGGGGAAGGCATGGAAGTGCTAGCTCCCAGATCTTTGGGGTGCCTGGCAACCAGGGCAGCGGGGAGAGGGCTAGATACGAAGTCAGAAACTTGGATTTGGGGGACAGGCTCCACTATGTACCAACTTTAGGACAGTCCGAGGCAGGTCGTTCAGTTACCTGGGCCTCACCGTCCCCCATCTGTAAACACTATGCTCTTCGATGGTATAAGGATCTAGCCTGTTGAGGAAGCTCTGTAACTTCTGCCATCCCATAAAGATATGGCTCAGGAAGGGGTTGATGGCTGAATCTTGCCTCTCAGAGTAAGGAGGGAGAGTGGGCTTGGCCCAGGGACGTGGCCTATGAGGAGTGGGCCTGGCCAGAGCCGAAGGTAAGCAGGACTAGGGTGGAGACCACCCTAGGGCCAGAGGATATGGGTGTGGCTGAGGATTTGATGGTTTAGGATTTGCTGGGCTTGATCCAGGGAAGTCCCAGCAACCTTATCCCAGCTTCCACCCTCCTAGGCTCTGTGGAGGCTTTGCACGAGATTCTGCAGCTGCCCGCCACCCTGCGTGCCTGCCCGCCCCTGCATACAGCCCTGGCCGTCGACTCTGCCTTTCGTGAGGGCAACACTGCCCGTCTGTTCCGACTGCTCCGGACCTTGTCCTACCTGCCAAGCTGCGCCGTGTGTGGCCACGTGGCCCGTGCCCGCCGCAGAGCCCTGGCCCGCCTTGCTCGCGCCCTGAGCACCCCCAAGGGCCagaccttgcccctgggcttcCTGGTGCACCTGCTGGCCCTGGATGGACCCGAGGAGGCACGGGACCTATGCCAGGCACACGGGCTGCCTTTGGATGGGGAGGAGGGAGTTGTGTTCCTGAGGGGTCTCTACAGGGAGGAGGAGCTACTCTGTCCAGGGGCCTGCCAGCTGTTGGTGGACAGCAAACTTCGGGGGCGCACCCTGGAGGAGGTCATCATGGCAGAGGAGGAAGATGAGGTAGTGGACAGACCTGAGTCCGAAGCATGAGGAAGGGCCGTGCAGTCCCCAGAGCCCCAGGAATGGGGCAGAGCACTTAGGATTCTTTACCGGCGTGATTCTTGGACAATAAAAGGGACTTGTTATATCAGGACCAATAGCTAAGCTTGATTTATTtggaggtgggcaggagaaagttGAGACATGCTAAGGGCATGGGGGAAGAGGACCAGGCTGGGCAAGTCCCTAGgcattctgggcctcagtttccccactggtCCATAAGGGGTGCCTTTGGTGATCTCTGGGTTGGCATCATGTGTCCCACCGTCACCCACCCAGCAtggagggcagctggtgggtttgccaTTCCCCATTTTCTCTGTTTCCCGGCCTCCACCCTCTGCCACCTAAGAGTCAGGATGCAGGAGGCTTTCATCCAGGGCTTGTCGATCCCCTTGGGTCTCTACAACCTGCCTTGAGCTTGCGAGCATCCTAGAGTCATGCCCACTTCTGGCTTCAGGGAAGAGGTGGACATAACCCAGGAAGGCTTGCAGGGGGCGGGGGTTGGACAAAGGGTGGCAGAGGGGAGCTGAGCAAAGAGGGCTGGGGTCAGAGGTCAGTCACAGGCCTCAGGGTGGCTGTAGCACCCTCCAGGGCTGCCACCACAATGCTGAGCTGATTCTGCACTTCAGCCCAGGCTGCAGATCCGGGGGCTGTGTCCCTGGCCCTGGAGTAGGCATTGGCCAGACCCGGAAATGTGGCTACGCTTCCCGTGCGGGGTGCCCAGAGCACATGGCTAATAGGAGAAACGGGGAGGATCAGGGCCAGTGGGGGCCAGGAAAAAGGGATGCCTTAGCCTGAAACAGGCTCGGCTCCTGTGCCCAGCTAGGTGCAaagcaccccaccaccaccacctgtgtcTGAAAGCTGGGGTGGTTACAGCAGTGGAGGCAAGAGAAGAAGTAGCTTCTAGTCTCAGCTCATGGGGAGCCTCCAGTTCTCCAGCTGTTCCAAGAGGCTGGGCATGCTCTGAAGTCCAGAGCAGTTCTGAcattctccttcccctcccttgtcTGACTCTACTGGCCATTGCCCTACCCAGGTACTTCCCAGGGGCTTTGGGACAGGCTCACCTGTAGTAGCGTTCCTCTGGGAAGGCTCGTGGGTTCAGAAAGGTCCGTTCCAAGAGCATCAGTTGGTCATTAAGCATCCGGACCTGCAGGGGGCTGGGGAAGGTGGGTCCTGCCAGTCACCCTGGAGCCAGCAGCCAGGGTGCCCTACCCTGGACGGCCCCCTTCCCGACACCCACCCGCTGCCCTTGCTCACTCGGGGCTGCTCTCCTGCAGTGCCAACACACGTTGGCTCAGAgctgcagctgcctcctcaaacctcTCGACTGCACTCACCAGGGGCCCTGTGGGGAACAGCCAGCAGCTTAGGCCTGGGGGTGTATGGCTTCCCTCGCCTCCGTGTGAGGGGGGTCCATACCCAGGCTGATGCTGTGCTGCCCTAGCAGGGCCCCGAGGTCCTGCTCGGCAGCCTGCAGGAAGGCGCGAAGGGTCTCGGTGTAGTCGCTGATGTTGAGAGGCAGGAAGAGGCTGTCACTGAGCCGGAGCAGCACGCTCCCTGCTGTCTGGGCCACGGCCCGGTGGCAGCTGAAACCTGCAGGGCAGGGGACAAGGTCAGGGCTCAGCACATGCTCCTCCAACCCCAGGAGGCCCCTTGCCTCCCTTCTCACCAGGGTCCACGAACTTGTCCACATAATCAAAGGTGTCGAAGGCTGTGTGGTAGGTGGGGTAGATCCGGGCTGAGGTCTTGCTCTGGGGGAATAAGGCCCAGAGGGCATGTGCTTGGGATGGGCAGTGGTAGGAGGCGTACCTACAGTGAGCTACAACGTATGGACATTATTGAGTTAAATCCTGCACATCCATGGGGTAGGTTCTGGAATTTGCGcttcacagaggaagaaagaggaagaaacaggTTCAGAGGGGGTAAGTAAGTTGTCTGACATCACACAGCTAATGAATGGCAGAGCTGGGCCAAGTGCCAGTTTCACATAGagcctgggctttggagtcagacaaggGGCTTCAGATCCCAGGTCCACACCCAGGAGCTGTGTGGCCAGGAAGGGTGAAGGAGTTGGGAACGGAGACGCTGGCTAGGCACCCTGCCTCCCTTACCTCATTTCACCCTCACCCCAGTGCTCTAAGTTATCCTTGTCTTATACCATTATTTCAGCAATTCTGAGATACATAGTTTTTCACATGTAATCTCTGAAATCAGGATCTTCTTACACGGAGTGTCATCCTGCAAGTAATTGGCAGCTTTTTGCAGAATAGTGCATAAAATAATGGTCCAGCTTATAACCAGTGCTATCTTAAACTTGATAAAATAACATAGATGGGCATAaacatgctcagagaggttaagaaacttggctGGGGTAACACAGCCACTGAGTGATGGAACTGGATTCAGTCTGCATCAGGGGGGTGGTATGGGGCGGGGGATGGAGGGATGCACGCTCACCCGGTCATAGGTGTAGGCGATGTCCATGGAGGTGATGCCTAGAAAGTGAAGGAAGGGTGCGTAGTCGCTGCCAGCACCCAGAGTGCCCAAGCTGCAGAAAGGAAAGAGTTGGGTTGGAGGGTGCCCGGCCGGCAGCATGCCCGCGGCCCCTTTCCCAGCCCCAGGCTCACCTGGGGACCAGGCCGTACACCGAGCTGCTGCGGTTGAAGTGCTGGACCCAGTTGTCATAGATGCTGAGGCCTCCACGGCCCGGGGCGGGGATCTGGCCAGAGCAGAGTCCAGCCTATGGTGGGGGCCCATGGCACCCTGCCTCACCCCCAACTACAAGGCCCACTCCAGTGTTTCCTCAGTCcagccccaaacccattgccaaacaGCCCATAATGACTCagggaccctatggggcagagtagaacggtcccatagggtttccagggttgtacatctttacagaagtagactgccttaTCTTTTTCCCCGCGGAGCAGTGGCTGGATTGGAACccccccaccttttggttagcagccgagcgcttaaccactgcaccgccagggcgcCTTACCAGTTCAGCCCCAGCCCCTCTGGAAAGGCCCCGGTGCCGCCCGCCCATCTAGCCCCGCCCCAGCCTGCCTTAGCCCTGGCCCTTTCCACCTGTTTTGTGGAAGAGAAGACGACGCTCTGGACTGGAGGTGTCCCTTGCACCCTCAGGCTTGCGTTGGCTGTGGGAGGAGCAGAGAAAAACTATTCGGGCCCAGTCCCTTGCTTTACTCCTCCAGCTGCCGCCATTCTGGGCCCCCATACCAAACACCGAGATGTCCACGTTGATGTAGGCCACGGTGCGCTCCTGCAGCTTGCTGAAGAACTCCTAATGGTGGAAGCAGCCACATCAGCCCCAACCCCCTGCCCCGGGATCCCCCTTCGACCCCCGCACTGCGTGGCTCACTCACCTCCGTGAATTCCGTGGAGCCGATGAGCCCAAACTCCTCGGCCCCCCAGCTGGCTAAGACAATTGATCTGCGGGGACGCCAGgtgcctaaaaccaaacccattgccattggactcgactcctagtgaccttataggacagagtagaactgcctcatagagtttccaaggagcacctggtggatttgaactgccaaccttttggttagcaaccatagcacttaaccactacaacaccagggtttcagcCAGGTGCCTAGATGGGGATaaaggctggagggcagggtccCCCCGATCCCGGTGTGGCTCAGGGGGAAGATTGGTCCTGGAGTGGCTTAGGGGGAAGATCTGGGTGTGGTGAGGAGGGGAGGACTGTGAGGGCGGGGCAGCCAGTGACTGAGCCAGGCCTCTGTCCTTTTTTCTAGCCTCCCTCCTCTGCTGTGACCCCACCacacacaaacaacactacccccaaCACCAGCCTCCCTTCTGCAGAACACCCTGCCTCCCCTCTTCTCTGCCCCTAAGCTCTGCGGGGACTCCTGATCCTCCACCCCACTGCCCTCCACGCAGCCTAGGCAAACCTCACCCGTAACTCTCTTCAGGGGTTGATAATAATGGGCGCCTTATGGCATTACCCATATTAAGTCAATCCTCACAACATCCCCTGGAGAGAGGTACTAttcttgtctccattttacagttgaggaaacaggccaagttaaataacttgccgaGCGTCACACAGCTGCTAAGCAGGAGGGCCAGAGCTCACAACTAGGCATGTTTCTAGCGTCTCCAGGCCTGACCACCAACCCACACCGCCTCTCATAGCATCCTGCAGCCCGGCTTCCTTCTCCTGTCTGTGCTGACACTGCTCTTGCCATGGTCACCAGCCACCTCCTGGAGGTCTCAGTGGGTCCTGGCTTGCCTCTCACAGCTGGATCCAACTGCTCCCACCTCCTCCAGTCTCCACCCTCACCCTCCAAAGTGCAGTGCTCCTGGTTTCACTCCCACCTCTGGCTGCAACTTGGTCTCCTTGACCGTTCCGCatacttttgttttaaatatatttttttaactattaAATGATTACATACAATTACAAATTCCCACACTTATTCCTGCCAAAGATGCATAAACTGAATCTAATCACGGAAATGTCACACAAACTGAAATTCTTCTACAAGATAACGTCGGGACTGGGAATGACAATGGCTGAAGACCCATTACAGATTGAAGGAGACTGAGGAGACATGCAATGTGTGGCCCTGGATTCAATCCccgtccagattttttttttttttttctctattgctATAAAGATCATTATTGGAATAATTGACAAAATTGTTTAATTTCCTGACTTTGATCGTTGTACTGTGGTTATGAAAGAAAATGTCCTTATTTTTAGGAAATACACAGTGGTGTGTTTCAGGGTAAAGGGGCAGCTCTTCTGCAATTTCAGATCTTTCAGAagtgtatagatagatagatagggaaAAAGCAAATTTGGTAAAACAATTCATCTAGAGCATCTAGATGGAAGGTATATGtggattctttgtattgtttttgcaACTCTTTTGTAATTGTGAAATTACttcaaaataagtttttttttttttttttaaataagattaatCCCAGCATTACCAAAGGGTAAAGTCAAAAGCCCAGCCCCTCTGCGGGCTGACTGCCCATCCTGCCCTGACCAAGACCCTTTCAGTAGATCTCAACCACACGTGTGGTTTCATGTACCATTCATGTCATCAGCTCCCCAGTTTGTATCTCAAACCTCTTTTCTGACCTGGAGCCTAGCACCTTTTTTACACCTCAAAATCAATAGGTGAGGAACCAAATTCATGTTCCTCCCCCTAGACCTGGCCTCTCTGACcccatttttttccctcataaACAGCACTTCGGTATACCAAAGGGCTCAGACTGGAAATTGGAAATCCGCGAGCCCTgcactccctctctccctccccttcctagCCAACAGATGCCAAGGCCACTCAGACCCTCCCCATGGGCCCCAGCCCAAGCCCCACAGTCCCTCCTGGCCTGGACGATGGCAATGACCCTTGACTAGTCCTTTCACACAGGCCCTGCCTCCCCATCCCCTTCCCTACTTGGCAGCCTTTAAAATTTGGACTTTTTCCTCTCACTCTCCTGATTAAAACCCTTCACCAGTGTAGCAGGCAGGATAATAGCCCCCCAGGATGTCCATGTCTTAGTCCCTGGAGGCTCAGAAtgttaggttacatggcaaagAGGACTTAAGGTTGCAGATGTAATTGGGGTTTCTAACCGGCTGACCTTAAATAGGGAGgctatcctggattatccaggtgggtcccAATGTAAGGGTCCCTAATGTGGAAGAGGGAGGAAAAAGGAGTCACAGTCAGGGGGAGCTGTGACTGCAGAGGATAGGCACCGAGAGATGACACTGCTGGCTCTGAAGACGGAGGAAGGGGCCGTGGTGAGCCAAAGAACCCGGTGGACCGGAAGCTGGAaagggcaaggaaacagattctccccagaGCTTTTGGAAAGGaaggcagccctgctgacaccttgattttagtcccCTGAGACTCGCATTGGACTTCTAACCTGAACTACTGTAAGATAGTAAGTTTTTGTTGTTTGAAgacactaaatttgtggtaattggtTACAGCATCAATAGAAAACTAAGTGGCTTCTCGCTGCCCTCAGGGCAAACTCCAAACTCCAGACCTGCCTGCTCTGCCCCCTCGTCGGTCCACACCGGCCTCCTTCCCAGCTGCACTGTCCTTCCCACACCCAGAACTTCCTCCCATCCTTCCctgaagcgctcagctgctgtCTCCGCAGAGGCCTTCCCGGAGGTGGCTAGCACCttagatatttttttctttatagaacgTGTCACAGTTGTGATGCAGGGACTCTGGGGTGTCCACTGTGGGATCTCTGGTGCCTGGAActggcctggcacatagtagcacACGAGACATTATTTGTTGAGTTTGTGATTGTCTGTTGTCCCCAGCTGGGCTGCAGTTCCCCGAGGACAGAGGCTGGGCATTGGCTTGGTGACTGAGGCGCCCGGGCTTGGCTCCAGGACTCAGCCCACAGTCCATTCCCTGTCCCACACAGGGCTACTCAGGCTAAGGCTGGTGGTCATGCCTCTCTGCCCCCCTGGGCCCGTCAGGCTTGGCACAAGTAGGCCCGGAAGAATGAGAGAGGAGGCAGGACAGGGTGCCCACGGGCTCAAGAAAGACACAAGGGGGAGAGGCCCTGGACTGGGGGCGGGGCTCACCCCTCTTCAGCAGGGTCCCCAGGACGCGGGAGAGCTCCAGAAGGACAGCGGTGCCGCTGCTGGGATCCACAGCCCCGTGCACCCAGCTGTCCCGGTGGTTTCCATACAGCACATAGCGGTCTGGCCGAGGAggagtggagggtcagagaatcAGGGAAGAcggagggtggggaaggggtcAGAGCAGCGAGGGGTGCTCACCAGGCTCCACAGCCCCGCGGATGATCCCGAGGACATTGGAGGAGTTCCGAAGCTCCAGATGGTTGTACACACTCATGTTTACCTGGCTGGGGAAGTGGGGGGCGTGTCAAGGGTCTGGCCCTGCACTCTCCCTCACCCAAcccaggagaaactgaggccagagagggaAAGGAGTGGCAGCGAGCCTAGAGCCCAGGTCTTCTGATTCCAACTctccttttcattcattcattcattcattcactcactcagtaaatatttattgggcacttaGTGTGCGCCATACTAGTCCCTGGGCAAAGAATGAGGCAGCTGTGGACCAGGCCCAGGAGGAAGTGAACAAGTGCAGGAGGAGAAAAGGGCCTGGGAGTCACTAACAAGCTGATGTGCAAGAGGACCCTGGCACCCAGGGGACACTGTAGAGAGGGAAGCCAGGGGGCCAGGCCAGGCAGGAGCGAGCGCAGGGAAGAGTGTTcccagcagagggaacagcaagtgcagagGCCCTGGTGCAGGACTGAGCTTGGGGTGTTCAAGAAAGGGGAAGGTGTGGCTATGGGAGATGAGGTGGGGTAGGCCCGGGGAGGggccccacacacacaaaaaaaaggcattgtttttttgggtggggggaggggatgcaagagaaaagaaatggaaaggccAGGCCATGAAGTGGGAAGAGGGAAAGCCCAGGGTGGGAGGAGGATAACAAGAGGAGAGGAGAGCTGGGGAAGTGGGGAACAGCTGGAGAGGTGGGGCCCACTCACCTGTCTGCTTGGAATTCCCCATCAGGCCGGAAGCCGGGCCCCAATCTGTAGTCACAGCCCAGGGCTCCCTGCCAGGTATCCGGTGCCAAGTTTCCCCGGAGGTTACTGGGGAGAAGGGGGCCCTTCAGAGCGGGTGTGGGGGTTAAAGTTTGGGGCTATTGGGGCTAGGAGGGGCCCCCAGGGCACAAGCTCACCAGAGCAGGACTTTCGCATCCTCGAAGCCAATGGGCTGGGAGGGAATTGGGGGAAATccagaggcagaggcagggtcCAGGCGGAAGGAGGAGTGGGTGGCCGGAAGGTAGGGAGTCAGGGGGTCTCCAAAGTATTCAAAGTAGGAGCCTCGCTCCACCCCCGAGGGAGGCAGGCCCCACGAGTGGGGGAAGGTCTCGTTGGGCAAGCTCTGGCCATCGTTGATGTCAGCAGGGTCCGTGTACACTAGTACCCCTGCCACCCCGTAACTGGCGGCGTTCACTGCCTGCAGGGGGCAGAGGAGGCCGGGGCTGGATGGACTTCttgctcctcttcctccctcctaggGACAGCGCTATCTTCCCAGGCAAGATGGCATTTGCGCAAGGCGTGTATTGCCAAACTGCTTTGTAACAGCAAAGACTTTTAACAAGCCAGATGTGTGCCAGTGGGCCTGGTTAGACCGTGGACACCACCCAGCAGCAGCTGCATGAAGTGACAGGTGTGTGGCTCAGAACAGTGGGCCTAGCACGCAACATTGACATGAAAAGGGGGAGGAGATAAGGGCATATTTGCATGTGCTTATCCCATAAGAACACTCTGGGTAGATATCCCATAAATAATAAAACTTGTTACCTCTTTGAAAAATGTGTCTAGAGGAAGATTTTTTTCTCATGCTATACCtttttacggagccctggtggcacggtggttaagtgttaaggctgctagccaaaaggtcaccagttcaaatccaccagtcgctccttggaaacactctgggggcagttctgctctgttctgtagggtcgctatgagcagcaATTGACTCGGTGACAACAGGTTGGGCTTGGTTTTATACCTTTTTATaagaagccctgttggcacaacTGCAAGCTGACAGGGACTCAACCAGAGGCTCCGAGagataaagtcctggcaatctgcttcggtaaagattacacccaagaaaaccctgtggggtagttctgcttcgTCACATGAGGTCTTTAGGAGCTggacttgactcaacagcacccaacaacaacaaaccattttatatttaaaaaaaaaaaaaaattttttttttgaaccataGACATGTAAGACCTAGTCtaaatttttaattgaaaaaaagcAGAAGGGGCAACAGGAGGGATTTCAGTTGAATATTCAAAAAAACTACTTCACAGGAAGACGTAGCCCAATCCCCTTATTTCCTAAAGATCAGAGAGGTTAGGGAAGgcacccaaggtcacagagcaagtcAGTGGCACAACACGAATACCAATCAGTGGTACAACATGAATACCAATCGCCGTCAAGTGGATCCTGGCTCacagtgaacccatgtgtgtcagagtagtccTGCTtcatagagctttcaatggctaatttttcagatcaccaggcctttcttccaaggcactgttGGATgaactcagacctccaaccttttggttagcagccaagaacttaactgtttgtaccacccaggaactcagaGTTCAGCTTTTCTGTacttgtccccccacccccagcccagggTGCAGCCCACCACTCAACACTGCTCCTTACCCTCCCCCTTCCTTCTCCATGGCCAGCCTCTCTCCCCCACCCAGGCCCCCTGCATTAAGGGCTGGTGCTCACCTTCGCCCCACGCCCTACACCTCCATAGCGGGTCAGGGCAATGGTGCCATTGAGCTCGATGCCTTGAGTCCATAGCTCCTTAAAGTCTTCTTCTGAGCCCCGGTTGGCATAGACGAGGCGGCCCTATGCCCAAGGGGAAAAGTGATCCTCAGAGCGGGCCCAGGGAAGGACAGGGCGGGGCGAGGAGAGAGGGAAGGCTGGGTGGTAGGATGAAGGGCTTAGATTCTCCCCCAAGCTTGtaaagctccctgagggcagtcACACCCAATTTCTTCTGTGTCCAGGTGCCTGTATCAGGCCTGGCCTTGAGCAGGagctgttagtgtttgttgaatgactaagTGATGGAGAAAACAAGTAGTGAGGGAGTGTAGAGGCAAGTCATTCTGAATGCTGAGCCCCAGTTGAGACACTTTTCCTTGATGCCCCTGGGGCAGCGTTGGGAGGCTGGGTGGGGGAGCCAGGGGAAGCTGGGCCATGACAGAGGGGAGAGGGTATTCCGGCCCACCTGCGGGGTCCCAGGGGGAGCATAAGCAGCATAGGGTGGCACCACATCGGGTCCCCCCTGCTCCCCGGTCAGATTTTCCTCTCTCTGGCGGCAGGAGAAGACGACATTCCCGTTGGGGTCCACTGTGAGGGGTGGGCAGTGTCAGGGCTGGCCCGgcagccccccaccccctccccacaggCAGTTCCAAGCCTGGGCAGGACCTCACCCACAGTCACAAGGTTAGGCTGCTCCTGGCTGGGGAAGGACAGCAGCACCTCGTACGTGGTGGTCTCAGCCGCGTCCAGGCCCGACGTCTCGTCCCTCCAGCGCTGCAGCAGCAGCTGGACCAGGGCCTCGTCGCGGGCACTGGAGGCCAGGTGTGGTTCCCGGGAGAGTTCTCTGCAGGTGGGCAGAGGGAGGGACAGGGTCAGCATCAGGGAGGGGCCTCTGGCAAACAGGGGAGGCCAGACAGGTCTCTCACCTCAGGTTCTCCTGGATTCTGCTGGCCTCCAGCTGTCCCATGACACTGTTCAGGACCTCCAGGTCCAGGTCCTGGGAGACCAGTGGGTCGGCCCCTTTGGGGATGGCTAAGTGGCCCAGGATGATCCCTAGCCCCAAGAAGGCAGcagcccctacccccacccccagcaccttTGCCCACTGCATCCTACGGAGT comes from Elephas maximus indicus isolate mEleMax1 chromosome 7, mEleMax1 primary haplotype, whole genome shotgun sequence and encodes:
- the SAC3D1 gene encoding SAC3 domain-containing protein 1, which encodes MPGCELPVGTCPDMCPAAERAQREKERRLHRFEVVPGCRGDQPRADPQRAVKEYSRPAAGKPRPPPSQLRPPRVLLAAVRYLAGEVAERADASRAEVASFVADRLRAVRLDLALQSAGDAEAAVVLETALATLLAVVARLGPDAARGAVDPGLLQAQVQEGFGSLRRCYARGAGPHPRQAAFQGLFLLYNLGSVEALHEILQLPATLRACPPLHTALAVDSAFREGNTARLFRLLRTLSYLPSCAVCGHVARARRRALARLARALSTPKGQTLPLGFLVHLLALDGPEEARDLCQAHGLPLDGEEGVVFLRGLYREEELLCPGACQLLVDSKLRGRTLEEVIMAEEEDEVVDRPESEA
- the NAALADL1 gene encoding aminopeptidase NAALADL1, yielding MQWAKVLGVGVGAAAFLGLGIILGHLAIPKGADPLVSQDLDLEVLNSVMGQLEASRIQENLRELSREPHLASSARDEALVQLLLQRWRDETSGLDAAETTTYEVLLSFPSQEQPNLVTVVDPNGNVVFSCRQREENLTGEQGGPDVVPPYAAYAPPGTPQGRLVYANRGSEEDFKELWTQGIELNGTIALTRYGGVGRGAKAVNAASYGVAGVLVYTDPADINDGQSLPNETFPHSWGLPPSGVERGSYFEYFGDPLTPYLPATHSSFRLDPASASGFPPIPSQPIGFEDAKVLLCNLRGNLAPDTWQGALGCDYRLGPGFRPDGEFQADSQVNMSVYNHLELRNSSNVLGIIRGAVEPDRYVLYGNHRDSWVHGAVDPSSGTAVLLELSRVLGTLLKRGTWRPRRSIVLASWGAEEFGLIGSTEFTEEFFSKLQERTVAYINVDISVFANASLRVQGTPPVQSVVFSSTKQIPAPGRGGLSIYDNWVQHFNRSSSVYGLVPSLGTLGAGSDYAPFLHFLGITSMDIAYTYDRSKTSARIYPTYHTAFDTFDYVDKFVDPGFSCHRAVAQTAGSVLLRLSDSLFLPLNISDYTETLRAFLQAAEQDLGALLGQHSISLGPLVSAVERFEEAAAALSQRVLALQESSPDPLQVRMLNDQLMLLERTFLNPRAFPEERYYSHVLWAPRTGSVATFPGLANAYSRARDTAPGSAAWAEVQNQLSIVVAALEGATATLRPVTDL